The genomic segment CTACATATCGCCCTGATACATTTCCAGTTGCATAACTATTAGTGATTATTCCATTAGCTAAATTTCCTGCAAGGCCCCCAAGATATTCATCACCTAACACATTTCCAGTTGCATAACACTTCGATATAGTTGCGCCATTACTATAACCAATTAAACTTCCAACTTGTCTTGTGCCATAGGCATTAATCGAGGAGGAACAATCTGTAATTCTAGATTCTCCCTCAATATAGCCAATCATTCCTCCAATATATGCGACATAATTATTAGTTGCGCTTGTAGAAGTTCTAACTTCTCCGCCATTCATTCGAATATTGGAAAACTCTCCTCCTCCCGTCTGATAAGCAACTAGTCCACCTGCACTCACTCTGTTACTAATATCTCCTGCGATCGTTGAATTAACATATATATTGTTTAGTGTGAGGTTTTTAAAACTCGCTCCATTAGCATATGCGAATAATCCTACTCTTGCAATAGCTGCACTTATAAACAATCCTGAGATTGTATGGTTTCCTCCATCTAGGTTCCCTCTAAATGGTGAAGAGGAAGTTCCAATCGGTGTCCAACCTCCACTCAGCGTAATATTGTTGACCAGCTTATAGTGTGCATTTAAATCATTACGAATATTGTCAAAATCCGTTGCATCAGCTACTAAATACGGATTGGTTGCGCTTCCATCTCCACCTGAAAAAATAGGAGTAATCTCTTCAGATTTCGGAGTGAAACTTTCTTCAGTAATTTGAGTCAGGTTTCCTTTTGCAATATCCTCTAGTGGTTGATCTCCGAAATTTTTTTCTCCATCCTCTGCTATTTCTTTTTCGGTTTCTTGCACAGGTTCATTGATACTATTTTCCGCTTCCTCAATCGTTGAATCAGCTGTAACCAATTCTGTTTTGGTGTTTGTTTCAATTTCCTGAACGCTCGCATAAATTGGTGCTGCTTCTGATAAAATCAATGTACTCAAGAGTAGAGCAGATAAAACTTTCTTTTTTTGCATCATTTTCTCCTTTTGTTTTAATTCATTTATTATTTTCTCATATTTTTCTAAAAAAAAAAAAAAACAAAATGTATTTCATCTAACAAAACCATTAGAAAAAAATAAACAAAAAAGGTTAATAAATTCAGATTTATCATGATTTATTTAGTTCTCGTTTAATTATATTATAACAAACAAAAAAGATTAGAATTTCCTAATCTTTTTAGATTCCTAAATAATAAGAAAATAGTCTTCTTAGGGATACGCTTGTTATTTTTTTGCCTTATGATAAGAAAGCAGACTTGCTAAACAGATTACAATTGCAAAAACAGTGAGTCCCCACGGATTTGAAGTCACTGTGAAATAACCAATCACAAGTAATACAACTAAGGTCAAAACGGAGAGGATTTTGATAAAGGCTGAACCATATCCGCCTTTGAAATAGAAAATCAAACTTGCGATTAAAAGCATAATCCAAACAATCAAAATCGTATATGAGATTGAACCTGCAAGATAGTTGAAAAGATTTGCTCCAAAGATATAAGACAAGATAACACCAATAAAGAGCAGTCCAGAACAGAAAGCAATGGCATGTAAAGGCGCATTTTTCTCAGAAAGTGCGCTTAACCAACGCGCTGCCCCAAGTTTTGAATCTTTTGTCCGTGAGTAAAGCGAACGTGATGTTGCATAGATTGCTGAGTTAATCACTGAAAAGAGCGCTAAAATGATGATGAAGTTGATAATATGTGCCGCTCCAGGAATTCCAAATTTATCAAAAATGAGTGCAAATGGGCTTTCTTTTGTTGTGCTTAAAAACTTCCAAGAGTAGAGTTCAATAAAAAGAAACATTGGAATGAAGTAAAATGCGACAATACGAGTCATTACTCCACGAATGGCTTTAGGAATCGCTGTCTTTGGGTCTTCCACTTCTGAAACAGTAATAGCCACCAACTCAGAACCTCCATAGGAGTAAATGACCATCAGCATAGCGTTGAAAAAGCCTTTCATCCCATGGGGTGCAAAACCACCATAGGCATTCATCCGTCCCAATCCATCTGCTACTCCCATATGAAGCACTTGAGCAAAGAGAAACCAAATTCCTAAGACAATCAAAACAATAATAACTGCAATCTTTGCGATGGCAAGCCAGTACTCTGTTTCAGCAAATGCCCGTACTGAGTAAAGATTAATTCCCAAAGTAATCAACGCTACAATAAGTACAAAAATCCAATCTGGAACTTTAGGCCACCATACACTCAAAAATTGAGCGATAGCAGATGCTTCTGCTACTGTGACACACATCCATGTTGACCAGTAAACCCAGTCGGTAAAGTGTGCAAAACGCTTACCCACATATGGTTCAATCAATCCCGCCATACCTACAGAGCGTGTTTTTTGATGAAGTACAATTTGTCCAACACCATGCATCACGACAAATAAAATAAGTCCAGCAATTAAGTAGGTAAAAATAACAGATGGACCAGCTGCAGCTATCGCTGAGCCTGAACCTGCAAAAAGACCTGCACCAATCGCTCCCCCAAGTGAGAGCATAACAACGTGTCGAGTTTTCAGTGAAGACTTCAACACTTTTTTAGAATTTTCCATGAAATTCTCCATTTCTATAAAATAGGAGTAGAATTTACTTTTAAATGTGAAAAATAGAAAACCATAATAAGATAATGTAACTTCTTAATAAGTTTTGGTTTTTTCACAGATTTCAAGCGTTCTGACTCAATTCACTGTGGTCAAATCACGTAAAACCCTGCTTGGAGTCGTTTGCGATTAGTTTTACTTTAGTCAGAAATTTTATCATTTCCTAAGACTTGCCACAATTTTTAAAATCCAAAAAGAAAAACCGAATAGCACTTTACTATCCGGTCTTCCTGAGAATCGCAGGCAGCAGAATTTTGAGTGTACTCAAAAGTTGTATCTACGCCTCTGCATAAACACAAACTATCTGCGCCAAAAGTAAAAGACTGTGAATTGTTGTGAATACATCTGGTTCTCCTTATCCTGAATTTTCTATAATTATACTGTCTTTTTGAACAAATTGCAAGAATCAGCTGAATCTTTCGCCATTTTTTTCATCAAAAATCCTGTCAGTATGCTGACGGGATTTTTGATGAATTTTTCCGATATGGTGCAAGCTGTCAGCATACTGACAGGATTACTTTTGTTCTAACATTTTGGAAATGATTTCGTGTGACTTGAAGATATTATCTTGTTTAAGCGTTTTTAAGAGTTCAGATCGATTTTCGCCATCAAAATTTTCTACGGCTTCTACCATTCCTTGGACTAAATGGTCGAAACCACGATTGTATGTCGCTGATTGCCAGCCGTTGATGCCAAAACGCTGACAGTCAAGTCCTACAAATTTTTCAAGTTCTGTCAGTTCTGACAGACGTAGTGTTTCCGTTTGTGACTCTACTGTAAATTCTTCCCTAAAGGCACCTGACATGAGATTCATTGTCGCAATCCCTGTCGTTGTCGCCGTTTCAAGCATGACAGCCGCACGTACCAATTTTCCGTCTTCATCAAAATTGATAGAAGTATGCGTATCCAAAATTTCATCATCTAACAGATAAATCAATGTATCCAATGGATGAATAAAAATATCATACATTGAAAATTGCACATTGCTACTTGCCTGATGAGCAAGATTTTTGCTCACTTTTACCATATTTTTATGTGGTACAGCTTTGAGTTTTTCCGTTTGTGGCGCAAAACGAC from the Lactococcus allomyrinae genome contains:
- a CDS encoding amino acid permease, producing MENSKKVLKSSLKTRHVVMLSLGGAIGAGLFAGSGSAIAAAGPSVIFTYLIAGLILFVVMHGVGQIVLHQKTRSVGMAGLIEPYVGKRFAHFTDWVYWSTWMCVTVAEASAIAQFLSVWWPKVPDWIFVLIVALITLGINLYSVRAFAETEYWLAIAKIAVIIVLIVLGIWFLFAQVLHMGVADGLGRMNAYGGFAPHGMKGFFNAMLMVIYSYGGSELVAITVSEVEDPKTAIPKAIRGVMTRIVAFYFIPMFLFIELYSWKFLSTTKESPFALIFDKFGIPGAAHIINFIIILALFSVINSAIYATSRSLYSRTKDSKLGAARWLSALSEKNAPLHAIAFCSGLLFIGVILSYIFGANLFNYLAGSISYTILIVWIMLLIASLIFYFKGGYGSAFIKILSVLTLVVLLVIGYFTVTSNPWGLTVFAIVICLASLLSYHKAKK
- a CDS encoding GLUG motif-containing protein codes for the protein MMQKKKVLSALLLSTLILSEAAPIYASVQEIETNTKTELVTADSTIEEAENSINEPVQETEKEIAEDGEKNFGDQPLEDIAKGNLTQITEESFTPKSEEITPIFSGGDGSATNPYLVADATDFDNIRNDLNAHYKLVNNITLSGGWTPIGTSSSPFRGNLDGGNHTISGLFISAAIARVGLFAYANGASFKNLTLNNIYVNSTIAGDISNRVSAGGLVAYQTGGGEFSNIRMNGGEVRTSTSATNNYVAYIGGMIGYIEGESRITDCSSSINAYGTRQVGSLIGYSNGATISKCYATGNVLGDEYLGGLAGNLANGIITNSYATGNVSGRYVVGGMIGSAVSGTGQQSVISDSYATGNVSASGSSQYQVSFLGD
- a CDS encoding Gfo/Idh/MocA family protein, with protein sequence MIIGVIGATSNIASKAYLPVYAKMQAEHRFVLYSREWEKAEKVRQQYKFEYATEDLASLETLDLLIIHAATSQHFGLAKRYLTAGVPVLMDKPVSENLAEVQELQRLAEENNVLFVVGFNRRFAPQTEKLKAVPHKNMVKVSKNLAHQASSNVQFSMYDIFIHPLDTLIYLLDDEILDTHTSINFDEDGKLVRAAVMLETATTTGIATMNLMSGAFREEFTVESQTETLRLSELTELEKFVGLDCQRFGINGWQSATYNRGFDHLVQGMVEAVENFDGENRSELLKTLKQDNIFKSHEIISKMLEQK